Proteins co-encoded in one Nonlabens agnitus genomic window:
- the tsf gene encoding translation elongation factor Ts, producing the protein MAKITAAEVGKLRNTTGAGMMDCKKALVEADGDFDKAIDILRKKGQKVAAKRADRDSSEGVVVAKINDDNTRGILLSLNCETDFVAKNDSYVELADKIAEIALDKNSKEEVLAADFDGMTVEEKLIEQTGVIGEKLEIGGFEVFEAPYVGAYVHGGKIGALTGLSTESENKEEVAKSVSMQVASMGATTLSYKDFDPEFVKSETEARIAAIEKDNIERGRLGKNLINVPLFISRSQLTDAAIADAKANFEQELKAEGKPEAIWDKIIPGKIERFISDNVTLDKELALLDQNFIMDDKKTVAEYVDSKNADVVGFKRVSLA; encoded by the coding sequence ATGGCAAAAATAACCGCCGCTGAAGTAGGTAAACTAAGAAACACTACCGGTGCTGGTATGATGGACTGTAAAAAGGCCCTTGTAGAAGCAGATGGTGATTTTGATAAAGCAATTGATATCCTTAGAAAAAAAGGACAAAAAGTTGCTGCAAAGAGAGCAGACCGCGATTCATCTGAAGGTGTGGTTGTAGCAAAAATCAACGACGACAATACAAGAGGTATCTTACTTTCCTTGAATTGTGAGACTGACTTTGTTGCAAAAAATGACTCTTACGTAGAGCTTGCTGATAAAATCGCAGAAATCGCTTTGGACAAAAACTCTAAAGAAGAAGTTCTTGCAGCAGACTTTGATGGGATGACCGTTGAAGAAAAGTTGATCGAGCAAACTGGTGTCATAGGTGAAAAACTAGAAATAGGAGGCTTTGAAGTTTTTGAAGCACCTTATGTTGGAGCTTATGTTCACGGTGGCAAGATTGGTGCATTAACCGGTCTTTCTACAGAGAGCGAAAACAAGGAAGAAGTTGCAAAATCTGTAAGCATGCAGGTAGCTTCCATGGGAGCAACTACATTGTCTTATAAAGATTTTGATCCAGAATTCGTAAAGTCTGAAACTGAAGCTCGCATCGCTGCGATCGAAAAGGACAATATTGAAAGAGGTCGTCTAGGTAAGAACTTGATCAATGTACCATTGTTCATCTCTAGATCTCAATTGACTGACGCTGCTATCGCAGATGCCAAAGCTAATTTTGAGCAAGAATTGAAAGCAGAAGGAAAACCAGAAGCGATCTGGGACAAAATTATTCCAGGTAAAATTGAGCGATTCATTTCTGACAACGTTACTCTTGATAAGGAGTTGGCACTTTTGGACCAGAATTTTATCATGGATGACAAGAAAACAGTTGCAGAATATGTTGATTCTAAAAATGCAGATGTAGTAGGCTTCAAGAGAGTTTCTCTAGCTTAA